One window from the genome of Pieris napi chromosome 3, ilPieNapi1.2, whole genome shotgun sequence encodes:
- the LOC125063356 gene encoding RYamide receptor-like isoform X2 has translation MMVDVSEYQEITTEYNNINLTVNKTWTRELTCTVDTSNFLSTPLFHSLVYILYSTIFITSLSGNGLVCFIVQSSPRMKTVTNYFIMNLAIGDILMTLLCIPFTFVPMLVLRKWPFGQVMCKLVNYAQVVSVFVSAYTLLAISIDRYMAIMRPLKPRLGRVAAKFIVSGVWASACATAAPIFIVSEIKRPTEWHEFCEEDLCLEQWEKSEHSQQYSYVLLTLQFALPLTALVLTYARIAHVVWGGKPPGEAESLRDSRMQLAKRKMIKMMVTVVVVFTICWLPLNIFIILWTIHAEDMTWATWPGMPYVWFVCHWLAMSHCCYNPIIYCYMNSRYRRGFQQALSCILRPRTNSSTGQQGHCSGDALPLTDLMGTNGIARRGTSSTNVSRRLTGSSFISMPRNAPIRALSVRSHFH, from the exons ATGATGGTGGATGTTTCTGAGTACCAGGAGATAACCACAGAATACAATAACATCAATTTGACAGTCAATAAAACATGGACGAGAGAGCTGACATGTACTGTGGACACCAGCAATTTCCTATCCACACCATTATTCCATTCCCTAGTCTATATCCTTTACTCTACAATTTTTATCACGTCCCTTTCCGGAAACGGTCTGGTGTGCTTCATCGTTCAAAGCTCCCCCAGGATGAAGACTGTTACgaactattttattatgaaccTCGCTATTGGTGACATTTTAATGACATTACTGTGTATACCGTTTACTTTTGTGCCGATGCTAGTATTGAGAAAGTGGCCTTTTGGGCAGGTGATGTGTAAACTTGTGAACTATGCCCAGGTGGTATCGGTGTTTGTGAGTGCGTATACGTTGTTAGCGATCTCGATAGATAGGTATATGGCGATTATGAGGCCGCTGAAACCGCGTTTGGGGCGGGTCGCTGCTAAGTTTATTGTGAGCGGTGTCTGGGCGAGTGCCTGTGCGACTGCTGCTCCAATCTTCATTGTATCGGAGATCAAGAGGCCGACTGAATGGCATGAGTTCTGTGAAGA GGATCTCTGCTTGGAACAGTGGGAGAAATCGGAACACAGCCAGCAATACTCATACGTCCTTTTGACACTTCAATTCGCGCTGCCATTGACAGCACTTGTATTGACATATGCGAGAATAGCTCACGTGGTTTGGGGCGGGAAGCCCCCAGGTGAGGCTGAGAGTCTTCGGGATTCACGGATGCAGCTTGCTAAAAGAAAG aTGATAAAAATGATGGTGACTGTCGTTGTGGTGTTTACAATCTGCTGGCTACcgctgaatatttttatt ATATTATGGACCATTCACGCAGAAGACATGACATGGGCGACGTGGCCAGGGATGCCATATGTCTGGTTCGTTTGTCATTGGCTGGCCATGTCCCACTGCTGCTACAACCCCATCATCTACTGTTACATGAACTCAAGGTATCGCCGAGGGTTTCAACAG GCTCTCAGTTGTATACTGCGTCCGCGCACGAACAGCAGCACTGGCCAGCAGGGCCATTGCAGCGGGGATGCATTGCCCTTAACAg ATCTTATGGGTACCAATGGAATCGCACGTCGGGGGACGTCCAGCACAAACGTCAGTAGGCGTTTGACAGGCTCGTCTTTCATTTCTATGCCACGTAACGCTCCCATCCGAGCGCTCTCCGTACGATCCCATTTCCACTGA
- the LOC125063356 gene encoding RYamide receptor-like isoform X1: MMVDVSEYQEITTEYNNINLTVNKTWTRELTCTVDTSNFLSTPLFHSLVYILYSTIFITSLSGNGLVCFIVQSSPRMKTVTNYFIMNLAIGDILMTLLCIPFTFVPMLVLRKWPFGQVMCKLVNYAQVVSVFVSAYTLLAISIDRYMAIMRPLKPRLGRVAAKFIVSGVWASACATAAPIFIVSEIKRPTEWHEFCEEDLCLEQWEKSEHSQQYSYVLLTLQFALPLTALVLTYARIAHVVWGGKPPGEAESLRDSRMQLAKRKMIKMMVTVVVVFTICWLPLNIFIILWTIHAEDMTWATWPGMPYVWFVCHWLAMSHCCYNPIIYCYMNSRYRRGFQQALSCILRPRTNSSTGQQGHCSGDALPLTADLMGTNGIARRGTSSTNVSRRLTGSSFISMPRNAPIRALSVRSHFH, encoded by the exons ATGATGGTGGATGTTTCTGAGTACCAGGAGATAACCACAGAATACAATAACATCAATTTGACAGTCAATAAAACATGGACGAGAGAGCTGACATGTACTGTGGACACCAGCAATTTCCTATCCACACCATTATTCCATTCCCTAGTCTATATCCTTTACTCTACAATTTTTATCACGTCCCTTTCCGGAAACGGTCTGGTGTGCTTCATCGTTCAAAGCTCCCCCAGGATGAAGACTGTTACgaactattttattatgaaccTCGCTATTGGTGACATTTTAATGACATTACTGTGTATACCGTTTACTTTTGTGCCGATGCTAGTATTGAGAAAGTGGCCTTTTGGGCAGGTGATGTGTAAACTTGTGAACTATGCCCAGGTGGTATCGGTGTTTGTGAGTGCGTATACGTTGTTAGCGATCTCGATAGATAGGTATATGGCGATTATGAGGCCGCTGAAACCGCGTTTGGGGCGGGTCGCTGCTAAGTTTATTGTGAGCGGTGTCTGGGCGAGTGCCTGTGCGACTGCTGCTCCAATCTTCATTGTATCGGAGATCAAGAGGCCGACTGAATGGCATGAGTTCTGTGAAGA GGATCTCTGCTTGGAACAGTGGGAGAAATCGGAACACAGCCAGCAATACTCATACGTCCTTTTGACACTTCAATTCGCGCTGCCATTGACAGCACTTGTATTGACATATGCGAGAATAGCTCACGTGGTTTGGGGCGGGAAGCCCCCAGGTGAGGCTGAGAGTCTTCGGGATTCACGGATGCAGCTTGCTAAAAGAAAG aTGATAAAAATGATGGTGACTGTCGTTGTGGTGTTTACAATCTGCTGGCTACcgctgaatatttttatt ATATTATGGACCATTCACGCAGAAGACATGACATGGGCGACGTGGCCAGGGATGCCATATGTCTGGTTCGTTTGTCATTGGCTGGCCATGTCCCACTGCTGCTACAACCCCATCATCTACTGTTACATGAACTCAAGGTATCGCCGAGGGTTTCAACAG GCTCTCAGTTGTATACTGCGTCCGCGCACGAACAGCAGCACTGGCCAGCAGGGCCATTGCAGCGGGGATGCATTGCCCTTAACAg CAGATCTTATGGGTACCAATGGAATCGCACGTCGGGGGACGTCCAGCACAAACGTCAGTAGGCGTTTGACAGGCTCGTCTTTCATTTCTATGCCACGTAACGCTCCCATCCGAGCGCTCTCCGTACGATCCCATTTCCACTGA